In the genome of Paenibacillus pabuli, one region contains:
- a CDS encoding arginase family protein, with product MNQKTIRLLMPQWQGGNNPNYSFGAELLAWLAPDNEQPLIQVPVQAYDGTPLENENGVNGRKQLIEQLEAAQHIIYAHKPDRIIMFGGDCLVEQAPFAYLNERYHGELGLLWIDAHSDLVGYVGYDNGHTLPLGNLLGEGDEEFAKHVKIPLKPENVFIAGLATPTEQESKDISEAFERFGITTAESDTEMIQRLGIKTAGAEELTKSTASIKEWIKKSGIKHLAIHLDLDVLDPKAFRSLLFANPEGPYTFSPAGSLQIPQLLQLLKELSEETDVVGLGITEHMPWDAINLKNLLREIPILNK from the coding sequence ATGAATCAAAAAACGATACGTCTGTTAATGCCACAATGGCAAGGGGGGAATAACCCAAACTACTCTTTTGGTGCGGAACTGCTTGCCTGGCTGGCTCCTGACAATGAACAACCATTGATTCAAGTTCCTGTACAAGCATATGATGGAACGCCATTGGAGAACGAGAACGGAGTAAATGGTAGAAAACAGCTCATTGAACAGCTGGAAGCAGCCCAGCATATTATTTATGCGCACAAGCCTGACCGTATTATCATGTTTGGTGGAGACTGCCTGGTCGAACAAGCTCCGTTTGCCTATTTAAACGAAAGATATCATGGAGAACTAGGATTGCTCTGGATCGACGCACACAGTGATTTGGTGGGTTACGTGGGTTATGATAACGGACATACGCTACCTCTGGGCAATCTTTTGGGAGAAGGGGATGAAGAGTTTGCAAAACATGTGAAAATCCCTCTTAAGCCTGAAAATGTTTTTATTGCGGGGCTGGCAACACCTACTGAACAGGAAAGCAAAGACATTTCAGAAGCGTTTGAACGATTCGGTATCACTACGGCAGAATCTGATACAGAAATGATTCAAAGACTAGGTATCAAAACAGCCGGAGCCGAAGAATTAACGAAAAGTACAGCATCCATAAAAGAGTGGATTAAAAAAAGCGGCATTAAGCATCTGGCTATTCATCTTGATCTGGATGTGCTGGATCCTAAGGCATTTCGTTCTTTATTATTTGCGAATCCTGAAGGGCCCTACACCTTTTCTCCTGCAGGAAGCTTGCAAATCCCTCAGCTCCTTCAGCTGCTCAAGGAACTATCGGAAGAAACAGATGTCGTTGGATTGGGTATAACCGAGCATATGCCGTGGGATGCAATTAACTTGAAGAATCTGCTGAGGGAAATACCTATTTTAAATAAATAA
- a CDS encoding SIS domain-containing protein: MSLTYREVKEQYKALQQTYNYLLAKRTEFTTFVQAQAITSVTFVGAGSSYCLSEAAAFSFRLRTGLPAISLAAGDLMLHADRYRPMLEGSLIIAPSRSGSTSEVVEALRLLQSDQRIPLLTISCVTDSPLSKSADFPLELPWAFDHSVCQTRTVTNLYAANLLLAAFLAGDEDLIIDMQEAIHQGEAYMERVEDSIRRVSDFNWTNAVLLADGELQGLAAEGAIALTEIAKTQAHAYHLLDVRHGPMVTVGSDTLVIAALSDRGIEHQRNLMRDIKERGATIITFADRAQSIPQEFFDLEITTDRPLDTAVQGIPFIFIPQIAALANAERNGINPDQPDGLVAWVKL, translated from the coding sequence ATGAGTTTGACGTATCGTGAAGTAAAAGAACAATATAAGGCCTTGCAGCAGACTTACAATTATTTACTGGCCAAACGCACAGAGTTTACTACCTTTGTCCAAGCTCAAGCGATTACCTCCGTTACCTTTGTGGGCGCCGGATCCAGCTATTGCTTGAGCGAAGCGGCCGCTTTTTCCTTCCGTTTGCGTACTGGCCTGCCTGCAATATCACTTGCCGCAGGTGATCTCATGCTCCATGCTGACCGCTATCGTCCCATGCTTGAGGGTAGTCTGATCATAGCGCCGTCTCGTTCTGGCAGCACAAGTGAAGTGGTTGAAGCACTGCGTTTACTCCAGTCTGATCAACGTATTCCTTTATTAACGATTTCTTGTGTAACGGACTCGCCGTTATCTAAAAGCGCCGATTTCCCTCTGGAACTGCCCTGGGCTTTTGACCATAGCGTCTGCCAGACCCGCACAGTAACTAATCTGTACGCAGCCAATCTCCTTCTCGCTGCATTTCTTGCTGGAGATGAGGACCTGATTATCGACATGCAGGAGGCGATACATCAAGGCGAAGCCTACATGGAACGTGTAGAGGACAGTATCCGCCGTGTCTCCGACTTCAACTGGACGAACGCGGTCCTGCTTGCAGACGGTGAACTACAAGGACTGGCAGCTGAGGGTGCCATCGCTCTGACCGAGATTGCCAAGACGCAAGCCCACGCATACCACCTTCTTGACGTTCGGCACGGGCCGATGGTCACCGTGGGTTCGGACACGTTAGTAATCGCTGCCTTGTCGGACAGAGGTATTGAGCATCAGCGCAATTTGATGAGAGATATTAAGGAGCGCGGAGCCACCATTATTACGTTTGCGGATCGGGCACAGAGTATTCCACAGGAGTTCTTTGACCTTGAGATCACGACTGATCGTCCACTTGATACAGCGGTGCAGGGTATTCCTTTTATTTTCATCCCGCAAATCGCAGCTTTGGCTAATGCTGAACGAAATGGCATTAACCCGGATCAACCCGACGGACTGGTGGCCTGGGTCAAGTTGTAA
- the fba gene encoding class II fructose-1,6-bisphosphate aldolase, which translates to MPLISSTEMLQTARRDQYAIAAFNVHTLEMLQAVVEAAVETESPLIIQTTVGTVNHLGPDYIAHAAKTAADLTDIPIALHLDHCTDFSTIIRCIRAGYTSVMIDASMYPFEENVNLTRKVMEVAQASGVNVEAELGKVGGVEDDIVVEEQHASLADPEDCVQFVERTGVTTLAPAIGTAHGIYKGQPNIDFERIENIANQVSVPLVLHGGSGIPAEQIHRAVALGMSKVNIATELRIAFSEAIKDVFVIHPEENDPRKYMAPAKEAVKRLAMDKIRLCGSTGKAGVVR; encoded by the coding sequence ATGCCACTGATCTCGTCCACTGAAATGCTGCAAACAGCTCGAAGGGACCAATACGCCATCGCTGCATTTAACGTACATACCCTGGAGATGCTTCAGGCTGTCGTTGAAGCGGCTGTGGAAACCGAATCACCGCTCATTATTCAAACCACGGTGGGCACAGTCAATCATTTGGGTCCGGATTATATTGCCCATGCGGCTAAAACCGCAGCGGACTTGACGGATATCCCCATCGCACTTCACCTGGATCACTGCACTGATTTTTCGACGATTATCCGATGCATACGTGCAGGGTATACCTCCGTTATGATCGATGCATCCATGTACCCTTTTGAAGAAAACGTGAACCTAACCCGCAAAGTGATGGAAGTTGCCCAGGCATCTGGCGTGAACGTGGAAGCGGAGCTTGGCAAGGTTGGCGGCGTTGAGGATGATATTGTCGTGGAAGAGCAGCATGCGTCTCTGGCTGATCCCGAAGATTGCGTTCAGTTTGTTGAACGTACAGGCGTAACTACCCTCGCTCCCGCAATCGGAACCGCGCACGGTATTTACAAAGGACAGCCAAACATTGATTTTGAACGAATCGAAAACATAGCGAATCAAGTATCGGTTCCATTGGTACTGCACGGTGGTTCGGGCATTCCAGCCGAACAAATCCATCGGGCGGTTGCACTGGGGATGTCGAAGGTAAACATAGCCACAGAGCTGCGTATTGCGTTTTCCGAAGCCATCAAAGATGTATTTGTGATTCATCCAGAAGAGAATGATCCACGCAAATACATGGCTCCGGCAAAGGAAGCCGTTAAACGGCTTGCCATGGATAAAATACGTTTGTGCGGAAGCACTGGCAAAGCCGGCGTTGTCCGATGA